One genomic segment of Catalinimonas alkaloidigena includes these proteins:
- a CDS encoding dihydrofolate reductase family protein, translated as MRNIVYYVASSLDGYIAGADEDISTFVGEGTGVEKYLSDLQSFDTVIMGRRTYEFGYKFGLKPGQLAYPHMEHHIFSKSLKLNNADPKLHVHPPKLDIIEALKQNEGTDIYLCGGGVFAGWLLENEMIDILKIKLNPITLGDGTPLFGNVRKQTQNELTELQEFDHGLIILTYKIGY; from the coding sequence ATGAGAAATATCGTTTATTATGTAGCCTCCTCGCTGGATGGGTATATCGCGGGAGCGGATGAAGATATCAGTACATTTGTAGGAGAAGGTACTGGTGTTGAAAAATACCTGAGTGACCTGCAATCTTTTGATACAGTCATCATGGGGAGGCGTACTTATGAATTTGGCTATAAATTTGGCCTTAAGCCCGGCCAACTCGCGTATCCGCATATGGAGCATCATATCTTTTCTAAAAGCCTGAAGCTGAATAATGCTGATCCTAAGTTGCATGTGCATCCTCCTAAGCTGGATATCATTGAAGCGCTAAAGCAGAATGAAGGTACGGATATCTACCTTTGTGGTGGGGGTGTTTTCGCCGGATGGTTGCTGGAAAATGAAATGATAGATATCCTCAAAATCAAGCTCAATCCCATCACTTTGGGAGACGGCACACCGCTGTTTGGAAATGTACGAAAGCAGACCCAAAACGAATTAACAGAATTACAGGAGTTTGATCATGGACTCATTATTCTGACGTACAAAATCGGTTATTAG